In the genome of Poecile atricapillus isolate bPoeAtr1 chromosome 30, bPoeAtr1.hap1, whole genome shotgun sequence, one region contains:
- the IZUMO1 gene encoding izumo sperm-egg fusion protein 1 isoform X1 codes for MGVIDQSTLDEASLQFRRTLARVMAQDVQEQQIYQEMLWAMREIKEDFERIMKRFQSQVYCPNKCGRMEVLWIECIFCNLTHFACNRGMDCGERQLWVEEGQDLVLDCALPWHGASHGAKTYSFYRGLASAGGRPEPHRRPPHTRGAAAEEPPRPPPAERLLRSGPDPVLVWKEAAEAAGGRYRCQMRGPGGRVGSELLFNVTVLPRPRVPGQAPPRAPTPPGGAPPGRRGRDRRDDYRDSAGGCGHRLVLLPARGPPGPAGPLPNKGVVTPLVPRVIWGGVPRGSGGSRRGWREFEGGSCR; via the exons atgGGGGTCATCG ACCAGTCTACCCTGGACGAAGCCTCCCTCCAGTTCCGCCGGACACTGGCCCGGGTCATGGCCCAGGATGTTCAAG agcagcagatcTACCAGGAGATGCTCTGGGCCATGCGCGAGATCAAGGAGGACTTCGAGCGGATCATGAAGCGCTTCCAGAGCCAGG TTTATTGCCCCAATAAATGCG ggcgGATGGAGGTGTTGTGGATCGAGTGCATCTTCTGCAACCTCACCCACTTCGCCTGCAACAGGGGGATGGATTGCGGGG AGCGGCAGCTGTGGGTAGAGGAAGGGCAGGACCTGGTGCTGGACTGCGCCCTGCCCTGGCACGGGGCGTCCCACGGCGCCAAGACCTACAGCTTCTACCGG ggcctggcATCGGCCGGGGGGCGTCCGGAGCCCCACAGGCGCCCTCCCCACACTCGGGGGGCGGCTGCGGAGGagcccccgcgccccccgcccgcggAGCGGCTCCTGCGGAGCGGCCCCGACCCGGTGCTGGTGTGGAAGGAggcggcggaggcggcgggcgggcgctACCGGTGCCAGATGCGGGGCCCCGGCGGGCGGGTGGGCTCGGAGCTGCTCTTCAACGTCACCG TTCTGCCCCGCCCGAGGGTCCCGGGCCaggccccgccccgagccccgacCCCCCCCGGGGGGGCTCCCCCCGGCCGCCGTGGCCGCGATCGTCGTGACGATTATCGCGACAGTGCTGGTGGCTGCGGGCATCGCTTG GTTCTGCTTCCGgcgcggggacccccgggaccggcaggacccctccccaataaAGGAGTCGTGACCCCCCTCGTGCCTCGGgttatttggggaggggtcccgagGGGGTCGGGGGGGTCTCGGAGGGGTTGGAGGGAATTTGAGGGGGGGTCCTGTCGCTAA
- the IZUMO1 gene encoding izumo sperm-egg fusion protein 1 isoform X2 codes for MAQDVQEQQIYQEMLWAMREIKEDFERIMKRFQSQVYCPNKCGRMEVLWIECIFCNLTHFACNRGMDCGERQLWVEEGQDLVLDCALPWHGASHGAKTYSFYRGLASAGGRPEPHRRPPHTRGAAAEEPPRPPPAERLLRSGPDPVLVWKEAAEAAGGRYRCQMRGPGGRVGSELLFNVTVLPRPRVPGQAPPRAPTPPGGAPPGRRGRDRRDDYRDSAGGCGHRLVLLPARGPPGPAGPLPNKGVVTPLVPRVIWGGVPRGSGGSRRGWREFEGGSCR; via the exons ATGGCCCAGGATGTTCAAG agcagcagatcTACCAGGAGATGCTCTGGGCCATGCGCGAGATCAAGGAGGACTTCGAGCGGATCATGAAGCGCTTCCAGAGCCAGG TTTATTGCCCCAATAAATGCG ggcgGATGGAGGTGTTGTGGATCGAGTGCATCTTCTGCAACCTCACCCACTTCGCCTGCAACAGGGGGATGGATTGCGGGG AGCGGCAGCTGTGGGTAGAGGAAGGGCAGGACCTGGTGCTGGACTGCGCCCTGCCCTGGCACGGGGCGTCCCACGGCGCCAAGACCTACAGCTTCTACCGG ggcctggcATCGGCCGGGGGGCGTCCGGAGCCCCACAGGCGCCCTCCCCACACTCGGGGGGCGGCTGCGGAGGagcccccgcgccccccgcccgcggAGCGGCTCCTGCGGAGCGGCCCCGACCCGGTGCTGGTGTGGAAGGAggcggcggaggcggcgggcgggcgctACCGGTGCCAGATGCGGGGCCCCGGCGGGCGGGTGGGCTCGGAGCTGCTCTTCAACGTCACCG TTCTGCCCCGCCCGAGGGTCCCGGGCCaggccccgccccgagccccgacCCCCCCCGGGGGGGCTCCCCCCGGCCGCCGTGGCCGCGATCGTCGTGACGATTATCGCGACAGTGCTGGTGGCTGCGGGCATCGCTTG GTTCTGCTTCCGgcgcggggacccccgggaccggcaggacccctccccaataaAGGAGTCGTGACCCCCCTCGTGCCTCGGgttatttggggaggggtcccgagGGGGTCGGGGGGGTCTCGGAGGGGTTGGAGGGAATTTGAGGGGGGGTCCTGTCGCTAA
- the LOC131589780 gene encoding splicing factor U2AF 65 kDa subunit: protein PPYPRAERDKENRHRKRSHSRSRSRDRKRRSRSRDRRNRDQRSVSRDRRRRRSPLSLSGPLSRSPRHEKKKKIRKYWDVPPPGFEHITPMQYKAMQAAGQIPATALLPTMTPDGLAVTPTPVPVVGSQMTRQARRLYVGNIPFGITEEAMMDFFNAQMRLGGLTQAPGNPVLAVQINQDKNFAFLEFRSVDETTQAMAFDGIIFQGQSLKIRRPHDYQPLPGMSENPSVYVPGVVSTVVPDSAHKLFIGGLPNYLNDDQVKELLTSFGPLKAFNLVKDSATGLSKGYAFCEYVDINVTDQAIAGLNGMQLGDKKLLVQRASVGAKNATLSTINQTPVTLQVPGLMSSQVQMGGHPTEVLCLLNMVLPEELLDDEEYEEIVEDVRDECGKYGTVKSIEIPRPVDGVEVPGCGKIFVEFTSVFDCQKAMQGLTGRKFANRVVVTKFCDPDSYHRRDFW from the exons CCCCCGTACCCCCGGGCAGAGCGGGACAAGGAGAACCGGCACCGCAAGCGCTCCcacagccgctcccgcagccgcGATCGCAAACGCCGCAGCCGCTCCCGGGACCGGCGCAACCGAGACCAGCGCAGCGTCTCCAGGGACCGCCGGCGGCGCCG gtcacccctgagccttTCGGGCCCCCTGAG ccgcTCCCCCCGGCAcgagaagaagaagaaaatccGCAAATATTGGGATGTGCCCCCCCCCGGCTTCGAGCACATCACCCCCATGCAGTACAAGGCCATGCagg CGGCCGGGCAGATCCCGGCCACGGCGCTGTTGCCCACCATGACCCCGGACGGGCTGGCCGTCACCCCCACGCCCGTGCCCGTGGTGGGCAGCCAGATGACGCGGCAGGCGCGGCGCCTCTACGTGGGCAACATCCCCTTCGGCATCACCGAG GAGGCGATGATGGATTTCTTCAACGCTCAGATGCGCCTGGGGGGGCTGACCCAGGCCCCCGGGAACCCCGTCCTGGCCGTGCAGATCAACCAGGACAAGAACTTCGCCTTCCTCGAG TTCCGCTCGGTGGATGAGACGACGCAGGCGATGGCGTTCGACGGGATCATCTTCCAGGGGCAATCCCTGAAAATCCGCCGGCCCCACGACTACCAACCCCTGCCAGGGATGTCTGAGAACCCCTCGGTTTATGTACCTG GTGTGGTGTCCACGGTGGTCCCGGACTCTGCGCACAAACTCTTCATCGGGGGCCTCCCCAATTACCTGAACGACGACCAG GTGAAGGAGCTGCTGACGTCCTTCGGGCCGCTCAAGGCCTTTAACCTGGTCAAGGACAGCGCCACCGGGCTCAGCAAGGGCTACGCCTTCTGTGAGTACGTGGACATCAACGTCACCGACCAG gcCATCGCGGGGCTCAATGGGATGCAGCTCGGGGACAAGAAGCTGCTGGTGCAGCGAGCGAGCGTCGGCGCCAAGAACGCCACCctg AGCACGATCAACCAGACGCCGGTGACGCTGCAGGTGCCGGGTCTGATGAGCTCTCAGGTGCAGATGGGCGGTCACCCCACGGAGGTGCTGTGCCTGCTCAACATGGTGCTGCCCGAGGAGCTGCTGGACGACGAGGAGTACGAGGAGATCGTGGAGGACGTGCGCGACGAGTGCGGCAAGTACGGCACCGTCAAATCCATCGAGATCCCGCGGCCCGTGGACGGCGTCGAGGTGCCGGGCTGTGGGAAG atttttgtggaattcacCTCGGTGTTCGACTGCCAGAAGGCCATGCAGGGCCTGACCGGCCGCAAGTTCGCCAACCGCGTGGTGGTCACCAAGTTCTGCGACCCCGACTCGTATCACCGCCGCGACTTCTGGTag